A window from Thalassophryne amazonica chromosome 15, fThaAma1.1, whole genome shotgun sequence encodes these proteins:
- the LOC117526356 gene encoding lipopolysaccharide-induced tumor necrosis factor-alpha factor homolog isoform X2: MDPPSYEEAGLQHSAVDTEVYYIHPPPTYDASLASYPDPPPTYRQAVTEQPGSFPVLAIPTVPPAVTRHLQSSVTVIHPSTQITGQPPSERCVSVEDLQDDPEFIRCPHCHCVVETMVKAKPKPAAWILCFLLALLSGTMLVICAFLVLSAPRLQTVQHYCSDCKRHVHTYRR; this comes from the exons ATGGACCCTCCATCGTATGAGGAGGCTGGTCTTCAACATTCTGCCGTGGACACAGAAGTATACTACATCCATCCACCGCCTACCTACGATGCCTCCCTCGCTTCATACCCGGATCCTCCGCCCACCTACAGACAAGCAG TCACAGAACAGCCAGGTTCCTTCCCTGTCCTGGCAATACCCACAGTACCACCTGCTGTCACCAGACATCTGCAGAGCTCAGTAACTGTAATACACCCATCAACACAAA TTACAGGACAGCCTCCAAGTGAAAGATGTGTCTCAGTAGAAGATCTACAAGACGATCCTGAATTTATACGTTGCCCCCACTGCCATTGTGTTGTTGAGACCATGGTTAAAGCCAAACCTAAACCAGCAGCATGGATCTTATGTTTCCTTCTCGCACTCCTCTCAGGCACAAT GTTAGTGATATGCGCCTTTCTGGTGTTATCAGCTCCTAGGCTCCAAACTGTGCAACACTACTGCTCAGATTGTAAACGGCATGTGCACACATACAGAAGATGA
- the LOC117526356 gene encoding lipopolysaccharide-induced tumor necrosis factor-alpha factor homolog isoform X1: protein MDPPSYEEAGLQHSAVDTEVYYIHPPPTYDASLASYPDPPPTYRQAVTEQPGSFPVLAIPTVPPAVTRHLQSSVTVIHPSTQTVTGQPPSERCVSVEDLQDDPEFIRCPHCHCVVETMVKAKPKPAAWILCFLLALLSGTMLVICAFLVLSAPRLQTVQHYCSDCKRHVHTYRR from the exons ATGGACCCTCCATCGTATGAGGAGGCTGGTCTTCAACATTCTGCCGTGGACACAGAAGTATACTACATCCATCCACCGCCTACCTACGATGCCTCCCTCGCTTCATACCCGGATCCTCCGCCCACCTACAGACAAGCAG TCACAGAACAGCCAGGTTCCTTCCCTGTCCTGGCAATACCCACAGTACCACCTGCTGTCACCAGACATCTGCAGAGCTCAGTAACTGTAATACACCCATCAACACAAA CAGTTACAGGACAGCCTCCAAGTGAAAGATGTGTCTCAGTAGAAGATCTACAAGACGATCCTGAATTTATACGTTGCCCCCACTGCCATTGTGTTGTTGAGACCATGGTTAAAGCCAAACCTAAACCAGCAGCATGGATCTTATGTTTCCTTCTCGCACTCCTCTCAGGCACAAT GTTAGTGATATGCGCCTTTCTGGTGTTATCAGCTCCTAGGCTCCAAACTGTGCAACACTACTGCTCAGATTGTAAACGGCATGTGCACACATACAGAAGATGA